The Arachis duranensis cultivar V14167 chromosome 2, aradu.V14167.gnm2.J7QH, whole genome shotgun sequence genome has a window encoding:
- the LOC107475038 gene encoding ribulose bisphosphate carboxylase/oxygenase activase 2, chloroplastic isoform X2 — translation MATSAVGAINLLPLKLSGSSSGAPPTTNSAFFGTSLKRVSSVVSNQRNLSGGNFKVCAGIEYDEEKQTTKDRWSGLAYDTSDDQQDITRGKGMVDSLFQAPMDSGTHYAVMSSYDYISTGLRQYNLDNTIDGFYIAPAFMDKVVVHITKNFLNLPNIKVPLILGIWGGKGQGKSFQCELVFAKMGINPIMMSAGELESGNAGEPAKLIRQRYREAADIIKKGKMCCLFINDLDAGAGRMGGTTQYTVNNQMVNATLMNIADNPTNVQLPGMYNKEENPRVPIIVTGNDFSTLYAPLIRDGRMEKFYWAPTREDRIGVCQGIFRTDNVPKEDIVRLVDTFPGQSIDFFGALRARVYDDEVRTWISSVGVESIGKRLVNSKEGPPVFEQPKMTIEKLLEYGNMLVQEQENVKRVQLADKYLNEAALGEENEDAIKTGNFYGKGAQQVHIPIPEGCTDPVAENYDPTARSDDGSCTYKF, via the exons ATGGCAACTTCAGCTGTTGGAGCCATCAACTTGCTACCG TTGAAACTGAGTGGATCAAGCAGTGGTGCACCTCCAACAACAAACTCAGCATTCTTTGGAACCAGCTTGAAGAGAGTGAGTTCTGTAGTTTCAAACCAGAGGAATTTGTCTGGCGGGAACTTTAAGGTTTGCGCCGGAATCGAATACGATGAGGAGAAGCAGACGACGAAGGACAGATGGAGTGGACTTGCCTATGACACTTCAGATGATCAACAAGATATCACAAGAGGAAAAGGAATGGTGGACTCTCTCTTCCAAGCCCCCATGGATAGTGGCACTCACTATGCTGTCATGAGTTCTTATGATTACATCAGTACCGGTCTTCGCCA gtACAATTTGGACAACACCATTGATGGTTTCTATATTGCTCCTGCATTCATGGACAAGGTTGTAGTTCACATCACCAAGAACTTTTTGAACTTGCCAAATATTAAAGTTCCTCTTATTTTGGGAATTTGGGGTGGCAAAGGTCAAGGGAAGTCTTTTCAATGTGAACTTGTGTTTGCCAAGATGGGAATCAA CCCTATAATGATGAGTGCTGGAGAATTGGAAAGTGGAAATGCCGGAGAGCCTGCAAAGTTGATCAGGCAAAGGTATCGCGAGGCGGCGGACATAATTAAGAAAGGAAAGATGTGCTGCCTCTTCATCAATGATCTTGATGCAGGGGCTGGTAGGATGGGTGGAACAACCCAATACACAGTTAACAACCAAATGGTAAATGCCACACTCATGAACATTGCTGATAACCCAACCAATGTTCAACTTCCTGGTATGTACAACAAGGAGGAGAATCCGCGTGTCCCCATCATTGTCACCGGTAATGACTTCTCAACATTGTATGCTCCTCTCATTCGCGACGGACGTATGGAGAAATTCTATTGGGCGCCGACTCGAGAAGACCGGATTGGTGTCTGCCAAGGTATTTTCAGGACAGATAATGTTCCCAAAGAGGACATTGTAAGGCTTGTTGATACCTTCCCTGGTCAATCTATTG ACTTCTTTGGTGCCTTGAGGGCTAGAGTGTATGATGATGAAGTCAGGACTTGGATCTCTAGTGTTGGGGTGGAAAGCATTGGGAAAAGGCTTGTGAACTCAAAGGAGGGACCTCCAGTTTTCGAGCAACCGAAGATGACAATCGAGAAGCTTCTCGAGTACGGAAACATGCTTGTCCAAGAGCAAGAGAATGTCAAGAGGGTTCAATTGGCTGACAAGTACCTCAATGAGGCAGCTCTtggagaagaaaatgaagatgccATAAAAACCGGAAACTTCTATG GAAAAGGAGCTCAACAGGTTCATATTCCCATCCCTGAAGGTTGCACTGACCCTGTTGCAGAAAACTATGATCCAACAGCCAGAAGTGATGATGGAAGCTGCACATACAAATTTTAG
- the LOC107475038 gene encoding ribulose bisphosphate carboxylase/oxygenase activase 2, chloroplastic isoform X1: MATSAVGAINLLPLQLKLSGSSSGAPPTTNSAFFGTSLKRVSSVVSNQRNLSGGNFKVCAGIEYDEEKQTTKDRWSGLAYDTSDDQQDITRGKGMVDSLFQAPMDSGTHYAVMSSYDYISTGLRQYNLDNTIDGFYIAPAFMDKVVVHITKNFLNLPNIKVPLILGIWGGKGQGKSFQCELVFAKMGINPIMMSAGELESGNAGEPAKLIRQRYREAADIIKKGKMCCLFINDLDAGAGRMGGTTQYTVNNQMVNATLMNIADNPTNVQLPGMYNKEENPRVPIIVTGNDFSTLYAPLIRDGRMEKFYWAPTREDRIGVCQGIFRTDNVPKEDIVRLVDTFPGQSIDFFGALRARVYDDEVRTWISSVGVESIGKRLVNSKEGPPVFEQPKMTIEKLLEYGNMLVQEQENVKRVQLADKYLNEAALGEENEDAIKTGNFYGKGAQQVHIPIPEGCTDPVAENYDPTARSDDGSCTYKF, translated from the exons ATGGCAACTTCAGCTGTTGGAGCCATCAACTTGCTACCG TTGCAGTTGAAACTGAGTGGATCAAGCAGTGGTGCACCTCCAACAACAAACTCAGCATTCTTTGGAACCAGCTTGAAGAGAGTGAGTTCTGTAGTTTCAAACCAGAGGAATTTGTCTGGCGGGAACTTTAAGGTTTGCGCCGGAATCGAATACGATGAGGAGAAGCAGACGACGAAGGACAGATGGAGTGGACTTGCCTATGACACTTCAGATGATCAACAAGATATCACAAGAGGAAAAGGAATGGTGGACTCTCTCTTCCAAGCCCCCATGGATAGTGGCACTCACTATGCTGTCATGAGTTCTTATGATTACATCAGTACCGGTCTTCGCCA gtACAATTTGGACAACACCATTGATGGTTTCTATATTGCTCCTGCATTCATGGACAAGGTTGTAGTTCACATCACCAAGAACTTTTTGAACTTGCCAAATATTAAAGTTCCTCTTATTTTGGGAATTTGGGGTGGCAAAGGTCAAGGGAAGTCTTTTCAATGTGAACTTGTGTTTGCCAAGATGGGAATCAA CCCTATAATGATGAGTGCTGGAGAATTGGAAAGTGGAAATGCCGGAGAGCCTGCAAAGTTGATCAGGCAAAGGTATCGCGAGGCGGCGGACATAATTAAGAAAGGAAAGATGTGCTGCCTCTTCATCAATGATCTTGATGCAGGGGCTGGTAGGATGGGTGGAACAACCCAATACACAGTTAACAACCAAATGGTAAATGCCACACTCATGAACATTGCTGATAACCCAACCAATGTTCAACTTCCTGGTATGTACAACAAGGAGGAGAATCCGCGTGTCCCCATCATTGTCACCGGTAATGACTTCTCAACATTGTATGCTCCTCTCATTCGCGACGGACGTATGGAGAAATTCTATTGGGCGCCGACTCGAGAAGACCGGATTGGTGTCTGCCAAGGTATTTTCAGGACAGATAATGTTCCCAAAGAGGACATTGTAAGGCTTGTTGATACCTTCCCTGGTCAATCTATTG ACTTCTTTGGTGCCTTGAGGGCTAGAGTGTATGATGATGAAGTCAGGACTTGGATCTCTAGTGTTGGGGTGGAAAGCATTGGGAAAAGGCTTGTGAACTCAAAGGAGGGACCTCCAGTTTTCGAGCAACCGAAGATGACAATCGAGAAGCTTCTCGAGTACGGAAACATGCTTGTCCAAGAGCAAGAGAATGTCAAGAGGGTTCAATTGGCTGACAAGTACCTCAATGAGGCAGCTCTtggagaagaaaatgaagatgccATAAAAACCGGAAACTTCTATG GAAAAGGAGCTCAACAGGTTCATATTCCCATCCCTGAAGGTTGCACTGACCCTGTTGCAGAAAACTATGATCCAACAGCCAGAAGTGATGATGGAAGCTGCACATACAAATTTTAG